Proteins encoded within one genomic window of Pedobacter africanus:
- a CDS encoding sensor histidine kinase encodes MIKLKETTKIELWIVTSFIAISCLFSLLQNLAALGGLGSAFDIRTIFNDTIWTYTLFSHLVTTVFYLLLALYVQKEFEKSDEKISTAVFFIYLLIHICFLAGFISKYFIILLSIKLMVIYFTRYKQNMPNKVYSEATLLVAWSMLLHACALILNAHPFIVAIFTFVSPLAIFSYIYLVYIQLPLIIKRKRPKLTYIGVIFLLTSLSSLLIVLTSLLFFSNTHDHDNVLGFSTAINSIAQFIVVPLFAWNIYKARNNKKDQEIYALKTELGKSDANLNFLKSQINPHFLFNALNTLYGTALQEKAERTGEGIQKLGDMMRFMLQENVEDKILLSKDVDYLNNYIALQKLRTSTSPEIVIQTQIEEEQPDDLAIAPMLLIPFVENAFKHGISLKYPSHIKITLQTKNNTLYFDVHNSIHQKNESDPEKQHGGIGLQNVKQRLALLYPGRHELIIRESAKEFFIHLTLQLREND; translated from the coding sequence ATGATCAAATTAAAAGAGACCACAAAAATAGAGCTTTGGATTGTAACCTCATTCATCGCGATCTCCTGCCTATTCTCTCTCCTGCAAAACCTGGCCGCGCTTGGCGGATTGGGAAGCGCTTTCGATATCAGGACTATCTTTAACGATACCATATGGACCTACACCTTATTCAGTCACCTGGTCACCACAGTATTTTATTTACTGTTAGCCCTATATGTACAAAAGGAATTTGAAAAATCAGATGAAAAAATTTCAACTGCTGTCTTCTTTATATATCTGCTCATCCACATTTGTTTTCTTGCCGGCTTTATCAGCAAATATTTCATTATCCTGCTTTCCATAAAGTTGATGGTTATCTATTTTACAAGGTACAAGCAAAACATGCCTAACAAAGTATATTCCGAAGCCACACTTCTGGTTGCCTGGTCCATGTTACTTCATGCTTGCGCTCTGATTTTAAATGCCCATCCGTTTATTGTAGCCATCTTTACTTTTGTTAGCCCACTGGCCATTTTTAGCTACATCTACCTGGTATACATACAACTGCCTCTTATTATAAAAAGAAAACGTCCCAAGTTGACATATATCGGCGTCATTTTCTTATTGACATCGCTATCAAGCCTGCTGATTGTACTGACATCCCTGCTTTTCTTTAGCAATACGCATGATCACGATAACGTCCTTGGTTTCTCTACAGCCATAAATTCAATTGCACAGTTTATCGTTGTCCCGTTGTTTGCCTGGAACATTTACAAAGCCAGGAACAACAAAAAAGACCAGGAAATCTATGCTCTGAAAACGGAGCTTGGCAAATCAGACGCTAATCTTAATTTCTTAAAATCACAGATTAACCCGCACTTCCTTTTCAATGCGCTGAATACCCTCTACGGCACTGCGCTGCAGGAAAAAGCCGAGCGGACAGGAGAAGGCATTCAGAAACTGGGTGATATGATGCGTTTCATGCTCCAGGAAAACGTAGAAGATAAAATTCTTTTGTCAAAAGATGTAGACTACCTGAACAACTACATCGCCCTGCAAAAACTAAGAACCTCGACCTCGCCCGAAATCGTGATACAAACACAGATTGAAGAAGAGCAACCAGACGACCTTGCCATTGCGCCCATGCTGCTCATTCCCTTTGTTGAAAATGCATTTAAACATGGCATCAGTTTAAAATATCCCTCACACATCAAAATTACACTTCAAACAAAAAACAACACCCTGTATTTCGATGTCCATAACAGCATTCACCAGAAAAACGAAAGCGACCCCGAAAAACAGCATGGCGGCATTGGCTTACAAAACGTAAAACAACGTCTGGCTTTGTTGTACCCTGGCCGTCATGAACTGATCATCCGCGAAAGTGCCAAGGAGTTTTTCATTCACCTGACCCTGCAGTTGAGGGAAAATGATTAA
- a CDS encoding arsenate reductase, with product MIVYGIPNCNTVKKARTWLEENGFNAEFHDFKKKGITPEKLNEWCNVFGWEQVLNKKGTTWRALSLEVQQRVADQKNAVEVLLQHTSAIKRPVIEVDGKPVLISFNEAQYAAVLK from the coding sequence ATGATCGTATACGGAATACCCAATTGTAATACAGTAAAAAAAGCCAGGACCTGGCTGGAAGAAAATGGCTTTAATGCAGAGTTTCATGATTTCAAAAAGAAAGGCATTACGCCCGAAAAACTGAACGAGTGGTGTAATGTTTTTGGCTGGGAGCAGGTGCTGAACAAAAAAGGAACCACCTGGAGGGCTTTAAGTCTGGAAGTGCAGCAAAGGGTAGCCGATCAGAAAAACGCGGTGGAGGTTTTACTTCAGCATACCAGTGCCATTAAACGTCCGGTTATAGAGGTCGACGGAAAACCGGTACTTATCAGTTTTAACGAAGCGCAGTATGCTGCGGTATTGAAATAG
- a CDS encoding carboxypeptidase-like regulatory domain-containing protein gives MLKHLLLFLLIAAPFALLAQNSVSGTVYDFDNKTFPLQNVKVKNLSNNQLTLTKAAGQFSISARVGDLLEFSMMGYHTDTLYLINLLPKTVYLPGNSTALKEVEVVGVRINPSILGPDPQARAYKRFTPEGLQGKGNNDRAGGLLFNLGYGKYKRQQEKIRQLEERDRYQNEINTIFTEEYVADLVKLKGQDLKDFMSMYRPPEELVKSERPFNYAMYTIKAYHTWLKLPPEQRRNPPMPVLKVN, from the coding sequence ATGCTTAAACATCTGTTGCTGTTCCTGCTCATTGCCGCACCTTTTGCGCTGCTGGCCCAGAATTCGGTTTCGGGAACGGTGTACGATTTTGATAACAAAACTTTCCCCTTGCAGAATGTTAAGGTAAAAAACCTGAGCAACAACCAACTTACGCTGACCAAAGCTGCCGGTCAGTTCTCGATCTCTGCCCGGGTAGGCGATTTGCTGGAGTTTTCTATGATGGGGTACCATACTGATACGCTATATTTAATTAATCTCCTGCCAAAAACCGTATACCTGCCTGGAAATTCAACGGCTTTAAAAGAAGTAGAGGTAGTTGGCGTGAGAATTAATCCTTCAATTTTAGGGCCTGATCCGCAGGCAAGGGCCTACAAACGTTTTACACCCGAGGGATTGCAGGGTAAAGGCAATAACGACCGGGCTGGTGGATTGCTCTTTAACCTTGGCTATGGTAAATACAAGCGGCAGCAGGAAAAAATAAGGCAACTGGAAGAACGTGACCGTTACCAGAATGAGATCAATACCATTTTTACCGAGGAATATGTTGCTGACCTGGTTAAATTAAAGGGACAGGACCTGAAGGACTTTATGTCTATGTACCGTCCACCGGAAGAGCTGGTAAAGAGCGAAAGGCCTTTTAATTATGCGATGTATACGATCAAGGCCTATCATACCTGGTTAAAGCTTCCTCCTGAGCAAAGGAGGAACCCACCCATGCCGGTTTTAAAGGTTAACTAA
- a CDS encoding LytR/AlgR family response regulator transcription factor, which translates to MIAIAIDDEPIALDVVQSHASKVPFIELKATFTNAFDAIAFLQHNKTDLIFLDIKMPDISGIDFLKSLSNPPLVIFTTAYSEHAVKSFELDAIDYLLKPFSLPRFLKACNKAQELYKFRNHTPASTEPLSIFIKDGYEQIKVQISDIRYIEAAGNYTQINLENDKLLSTRVPLNEMLLLLPAEKFIRTHRAFIVAKEKISKFDRFQIWIGEQVIPIGATYAQSLNNLC; encoded by the coding sequence ATGATTGCAATAGCAATAGACGATGAACCCATAGCCCTGGATGTAGTGCAGTCGCATGCATCCAAGGTTCCTTTTATTGAACTGAAAGCCACTTTCACAAATGCATTTGATGCAATTGCCTTTCTGCAACACAACAAAACAGACCTCATTTTTCTGGATATAAAAATGCCAGACATCAGTGGGATAGACTTTTTAAAAAGCCTCAGCAACCCGCCCCTGGTCATATTTACGACGGCCTATTCAGAACATGCCGTAAAAAGTTTTGAGCTCGATGCGATAGATTATTTATTAAAGCCCTTTTCCCTGCCCCGTTTCTTAAAAGCCTGCAACAAGGCTCAGGAACTCTACAAGTTCAGAAACCATACACCTGCCTCAACAGAACCTCTCTCTATTTTTATTAAAGATGGTTATGAGCAAATAAAAGTTCAGATCAGTGACATCAGGTACATAGAGGCGGCAGGCAATTACACACAGATCAATCTCGAAAATGATAAATTACTTAGTACAAGGGTACCGTTAAATGAAATGCTCCTGCTGCTGCCCGCAGAAAAATTCATCCGCACCCACCGGGCTTTTATCGTAGCAAAAGAAAAGATCAGCAAATTCGATCGCTTCCAGATATGGATTGGCGAACAGGTCATTCCTATAGGCGCTACTTATGCTCAATCTTTGAATAATTTATGCTAA